The Oryzias latipes chromosome 8, ASM223467v1 genomic interval GTGGGGATCGCATCCCGTGAGGAGTATTCGGCTTCTGCGCTTGATAAAATGCAAGATGCTGGTCTGAATAGTCTCAATGCCTTGAGCTCACAAGTAGCTAATATACCAAACACTGTTCAGCACATGCTCCTCACCAACACAGTACTCTCGCAAAAGAAGAAAGATATGGGACAGATGCAGCCGGGCCCACATACTGTTCCTCAGTCTCTACCAAGGAGTCGAAATGAAAGTATTGCCTCGAGTGCTAGCACAGTCAAAGATGGAAGCGTAGCCGGGACCTCTGATGGCGCCACCCTTGATGTTGGTGTTGATGAAGACTCTTCCTTAGCATCAGGTGGAGCCTGTTCAGGGACCAAGATGGAGCGAGAAGAGCAGCTTTCTGAAGGAGAACATCAGAGAGTGAGGCAGATGAGTGGTGCGAGCAGTGGTTCAGAGACTAATTGCTATATTCAAACACAGACTGGGGAGCCATTAAATATTAAATCCTCTGATATACCACCAAGAGAAACATCTGCGACAGAAACAGAATTAAATGAAGCTAACGTTCCATCCCCATCACCATCATCTCCATCTTTTAGGTGTCAGACGTCAGAAAATGCTCCAACTCAGCAATTATCATCAGCAGGCTCCTCTTCTCCAGCCTTTACTGTCTCCAGTATTCCTCCTTCTCAGTCCAACTGCGTCTCACAAAGCGGTTTGACATATAATGACAACAGTGGTGGGGagataaaaactgaaaatgaaactgCTGTTGAGAAAACCCAGAAGGTCAGCAGCCAAATGCAGCAAGATGCAGAAGTCAATATTCAAAGTGACCAGGACAAAGAAAATAGATTGCACTTCGCATCCAATTCACATAGTAATAAGAAGAAGGACAAATGCACATCAGAGGAGCAACAAAACACAAGCGGCGTCGGTGTGATCGTCTCGGCTCGTTCTGAAGGAAGTCATGCTGAAAAGAGGAAGCATCACCAAGACAACTGTGTGGAGGAGAAACAGCCACACTCAAGGGAGTCAAGCAGTCATAACGGGGAGGAAGGTGTAGACCTGAGTCTTTATTCCTCCCACCACCCAAAATCAAACTCTGGAAGATCTCAAAACCCTCCCCAGTCTGCCCCACATAAATATTCATATCCAGAGTCCACATATGGCTCAGATTTGTCCATGAAGAGCAGAGTGAGGCCTGGACCTGCGGGTGGAATGGAACCAAACCCCAGATACTTGGGGTACCAACAGTCGCAGATTGCTTATGGTCCCATGCATCCGAAAGAATCCGGGTCTGTAGCCGAGGCTTTGGTGAAGAGGGGCCAAGGTGCCGGACctaaaggtcaggaagaaaatTCCCAGATGCAGCCATTCCAAAGTCTTTTGCAAGAAGTTCTTCAGGGTTACAATTTAGATAGACGCTACGGTAGACCAGAGCAGGCCTTTCCTGCCCATCATCAAATGCAGCAGCAGTTTTCGAGCAGGCACCAGTTTGGCATGACTGAGGGCACAAGAATGCAAAGTGGATTATCTGAGGGTTCGGCTTATTCTGCCCACATGGACAGCTCAGGAAAGCCCCCAAACCAGAGGCATGGAAATGAGGCAATAGATCTACAATCTTCGGTCAAAACAGAAGTGTCTAATGCTAAGGTTCctcaaaatatagaaaaaacagAGGCAGGTGTCTCCCACAGTCATTTATTACAAGAGTCCCAGCACACTCCTCCCAAACATATAAACTTAGCCGACTATTCTCTGCCTCATAAAAAAGTATTATCTAATTTTCCCACTACCTCTTCTGCTGTGCAGGAGCTCCTTTTGCAAGAGCCAGAGCCGATAACTGGCTCCATTGGTCAAAGTGAGGCTCAGAAATCATCAGGCTCCACATTAGCCCCATCAGAGAGGCGCTCTGTCATATGTGATGTGTCGCCAAAGAGACGCAGCACACCGGAGAGGGACAGGGAGGGTGGAAGGGAAAAAAGTCAGAGCGGAGCCTCTGTGATTCAACAGCAATTTTCCTCTCCAGCAGCAGCCAATGATCTGAGTAAAAAGGATCCTAAAGAGAGGCAAGTTGGGAAAATAGAAGCGGCGTCAAAAGAGGCTGGAATGGAGGCTGTAAACGTACAAGCTAAGCATCATTCTAGCAGTGAAGTTAGTGAAAATGACGTGGAGTATCCGTCCAAATCCGCCCATTCATCGGCTGAGATGGCTGCTGACCCCTTCGGGCGAAGCAGCGTGGATATGAATCCAATGGCCTCTCACTCTGTAAGCACCAATCCTTTGTCTTCACCATCAAGACATCAGTCATATCTTCACGGTGTTGATCTGTCAACTAGCAGCAGGACTTTTCCTGGATTCCGATATGGAGATACAAGAGAAGGCAGTATGAGGTCACGTAACAATCCGCATTTTCCCTCTCACCATCCATACCAGCATTTACCCCCTCAGTCTCAAGCCACAAACAAGCTTCACATGTATCCACACCCCCGTGGCCTTCCTCATCACCCGCATGAAATGAGTGACTGGGTCAAAGCCATGAACAGACCTTTTAAGGAGATGATGATCATGCAGCCTGGCTCTTCTCCTGGAAGACACAAAGCCTCCCAGTCAGAGCAAAGACAGCAAGGAACCGACATGCCCAGTGAGCAACTTGCCGGCAACGCGTCGCTCCATCATCAAAGCGGCTACTATGATATGAAAATGTGGGATTCAGCTCACAGCGGAGGAGACGGCGTCCGAATGATGGAAGGGGACTCTTACTACAGAATGCAACCCTCCCCTTCACTTCCACCTCCATCCTCTGCTCCCAGAAGTTCACACGGCCCCGTCCCTCCAAAAATTCCTCATAGCCAAAACGCTGCTGAACCTGAGGTCTCCAAGAGCGGCCCAGAGGAGGCCAAACATCCCTGCCAGCCTCCTCCTCCAAGCTCCACTAAGCTTCGAGCCGATACAAACTCCACTCACCCACAGCTACAGCGTCACACTAAAGCTGGCGTTTCAGGAGACACAAACCCACTAATGCTAAGGAGGAGGGTTCGCTCTTTTATCTCTCCAATTCCTGCCAAAAGACAACTCCAGGATTCTTCTCAGCAGAGAGTAAATACAAACTTAAACCACTCTCCTGCTGTTAAACCAGAACCCAGCCATCACCAAGAAGATGACCCATCCAGCTCAGATATGCCATGTCCCAGGCTCTCTTCCCCTCTGGCAGGAGAGACCACTTTTTCACAACCTCTGTCTCCATCAAGTGGTCACACCAAGGCTATCCCTTCCAGAAAAGGAAGAGGGTTGAAGCTGGAGGCAATAGTGCAGAagatcaccccaaatattaaaaaGCCAGTAGGGCATACAGATGATGAGTCCAACCATTACCCGGGCTTTCAATCAGAAATGGCAGCATTCAGTGACCCACAGGAGCCAGACTTGGGACATTTCTCCAGGGCTGCCGGAGGGGATGATAGTTACATGGAGGAAAGTCACTCGCTAAACGAAATGATTCCTTTTCGAGGTGTTGATGACACTTTAGCTCCACCTGCCTACACCTGTGAACCCCATCAGACACCTCAAGTCATCAAACAAGATTTTGATTTTGGATTGGGAGCCGCTGTCGCTTCAGCGTCTGGTGACAAGGAAGACTTTGCTCTGCTCGGACCTTTACCCCCTCCTCCCCCGCTTCCTCGCCCGGTCCAGGGCTCTCCCCCTCCGTCTTCATCCGCCCTGTCCGATATTCAGCATTTCACCAACACTTATCAGCAGCTGGAGACACGAAGAGGGGAGCAGTCTGCTGCTAACCTTCTTCGGCAGAAACTTCAAGAAACTGGCATGGGATTTGACGATTACCCTGGCAGTGACTACTACGGGACCACCCCTCCCCACCAAGGACACATGCTGAACAGACAACATCAGATGTCTCAAAGATCCAGTCTGTCGCCGCAAGACTCCAAGCCTCTGGAGAATCTTGTGCCTAAAGGCTATTTCCCTTCTGGAAAGAAAAAGGGCCGGCCCGTGGGGAGCGTGAATAAACAAAAACGGGCTCAGAACCAAGTTCAAACACAGGCCCAGGCTCCAGTCCAGATGCAGAACACCACTCCGAGTGCTCCTCAAGCTCCACCCGTGTCCACTCCAGCTGCTCCCACACtcccagcagcagcacagcCTGCCAGCAGCAGCGCCACCCCCACAGCACCCACTCTGCCAGAGAGCGAAAGCACTCCACCGCCAGACCCACCCGTTCTAACCCAGGTGGTGAAAGCAGATGTGGAGAGCGAGGACACGCAGCCAGAAGCCGAGGCGAAAGCTGCACGCCGCAGACGCAGAGGAGTGAAAGACGAGCCCTCGGAAGCGAGAGGCcgacagaggaggagaagaagagtgGCTGTCCCTCCGACACCATCGGTGGCCAAAGAGGACCCTGATGAAGCTGTGGGGGGTGGAGGAATCCAAGTTTTCCTGGATCCTAACAGAAGAGGCCCGTTTATCCCACACATACACGTGGAGAAAAAAGTGCCAGAGATCGGGGCAGTGTGTACCATTGTTAATGCAGAGGAGGACAAAATGAAAGGGGAGCGCAGTGCAGTCGGAGGGAAAGCCAGCGGGAGTGGAATAGATTCCCTCCTGACCTCAGCGCTTTCCTCTCAGGTATCCAGGCGAGACAGAGAAACGGAGAAAAGAGACACAGACGAAGTAGAAACCACGCTTCAAACAGGCAAAGCCCTTCCCTCCTCTGGTTATGTCATTTCAGGCCCGGTGATAACAGAGAGTAACCACTCAGGCCGCCTGCTCTGCTGCCTGTGTCAAAAATGGGCAAATTATAAACACCT includes:
- the tcf20 gene encoding transcription factor 20 isoform X2; this translates as MQNFSNSPAPPTLPPGFSGRGVGGPSYPPQPTEPQISPRMTDDYVGMQQQSMHRGLPHPGQASHMLSYSARSRGVLEPTPTQGNIHSGGGSNNPYRKDAMDYYFSMGGKDRHRRGGMSYGGGFGYPGIDGHISHQYRHPGPSSAPSSGLMSPYPVDYASSVGSGGGAGAFSPSHQYSMNQSPSMQPVPGAQMQHRQHGQNFPAVHHGQQHRSYPHSGHRMTPQYPQYSPQGGASTGSSGMYSPPLQRYLDGAANTGFDPKVNSSPSVNSSLNSVSSSVAANNVGLTETVPQSYHATNYPGYSPQSLHKQATLQHRNSQHSLGPAYDTPLKMQHQGPSPSSAYVKHHQASSTSITQPASQDIAKSPMNPSAQQTQINQNFSPISNPSPAASALHSPSCSSSPSPLMGIPDAHANPPGLGSSHPPSSNPRSSHSQGRLLQTMPQLSPTPNSNSSISSSGSSGSHKALSVTSVGGSGLPPTGRSKMSRGVGIASREEYSASALDKMQDAGLNSLNALSSQVANIPNTVQHMLLTNTVLSQKKKDMGQMQPGPHTVPQSLPRSRNESIASSASTVKDGSVAGTSDGATLDVGVDEDSSLASGGACSGTKMEREEQLSEGEHQRVRQMSGASSGSETNCYIQTQTGEPLNIKSSDIPPRETSATETELNEANVPSPSPSSPSFRCQTSENAPTQQLSSAGSSSPAFTVSSIPPSQSNCVSQSGLTYNDNSGGEIKTENETAVEKTQKVSSQMQQDAEVNIQSDQDKENRLHFASNSHSNKKKDKCTSEEQQNTSGVGVIVSARSEGSHAEKRKHHQDNCVEEKQPHSRESSSHNGEEGVDLSLYSSHHPKSNSGRSQNPPQSAPHKYSYPESTYGSDLSMKSRVRPGPAGGMEPNPRYLGYQQSQIAYGPMHPKESGSVAEALVKRGQGAGPKGQEENSQMQPFQSLLQEVLQGYNLDRRYGRPEQAFPAHHQMQQQFSSRHQFGMTEGTRMQSGLSEGSAYSAHMDSSGKPPNQRHGNEAIDLQSSVKTEVSNAKVPQNIEKTEAGVSHSHLLQESQHTPPKHINLADYSLPHKKVLSNFPTTSSAVQELLLQEPEPITGSIGQSEAQKSSGSTLAPSERRSVICDVSPKRRSTPERDREGGREKSQSGASVIQQQFSSPAAANDLSKKDPKERQVGKIEAASKEAGMEAVNVQAKHHSSSEVSENDVEYPSKSAHSSAEMAADPFGRSSVDMNPMASHSVSTNPLSSPSRHQSYLHGVDLSTSSRTFPGFRYGDTREGSMRSRNNPHFPSHHPYQHLPPQSQATNKLHMYPHPRGLPHHPHEMSDWVKAMNRPFKEMMIMQPGSSPGRHKASQSEQRQQGTDMPSEQLAGNASLHHQSGYYDMKMWDSAHSGGDGVRMMEGDSYYRMQPSPSLPPPSSAPRSSHGPVPPKIPHSQNAAEPEVSKSGPEEAKHPCQPPPPSSTKLRADTNSTHPQLQRHTKAGVSGDTNPLMLRRRVRSFISPIPAKRQLQDSSQQRVNTNLNHSPAVKPEPSHHQEDDPSSSDMPCPRLSSPLAGETTFSQPLSPSSGHTKAIPSRKGRGLKLEAIVQKITPNIKKPVGHTDDESNHYPGFQSEMAAFSDPQEPDLGHFSRAAGGDDSYMEESHSLNEMIPFRGVDDTLAPPAYTCEPHQTPQVIKQDFDFGLGAAVASASGDKEDFALLGPLPPPPPLPRPVQGSPPPSSSALSDIQHFTNTYQQLETRRGEQSAANLLRQKLQETGMGFDDYPGSDYYGTTPPHQGHMLNRQHQMSQRSSLSPQDSKPLENLVPKGYFPSGKKKGRPVGSVNKQKRAQNQVQTQAQAPVQMQNTTPSAPQAPPVSTPAAPTLPAAAQPASSSATPTAPTLPESESTPPPDPPVLTQVVKADVESEDTQPEAEAKAARRRRRGVKDEPSEARGRQRRRRRVAVPPTPSVAKEDPDEAVGGGGIQVFLDPNRRGPFIPHIHVEKKVPEIGAVCTIVNAEEDKMKGERSAVGGKASGSGIDSLLTSALSSQVSRRDRETEKRDTDEVETTLQTGKALPSSGYVISGPVITESNHSGRLLCCLCQKWANYKHLGDLYGPYYPAEYAAKLPKNQPQIRQGQASTGRTGPNSDTSSNASSTNQDTKPHSVDANSLDLNLTPAVSTASPAGTEELMFMASKLFNATSSSSSSSSSSTVKTSVTWDANVDSRPIPELKREPDIEIEPQQSQKQPTDEAQQRAQHRKLTSHPRFKRRHKSREDSPRMVPSNSKASLPFQPPPPALDSLGPLAQLAQLPQMPLDPEELWVHEGCIVWTSGVYLVNGRLYGLQEALDGARETSCSYCEMLGSTLGCYSKGCTLRYHYLCAIEADCALNEDNFSLRCPKHKFIQSLRPAKAVEQSERG
- the tcf20 gene encoding transcription factor 20 isoform X1, whose protein sequence is MQNFSNSPAPPTLPPGFSGRGVGGPSYPPQPTEPQISPRMTDDYVGMQQQSMHRGLPHPGQASHMLSYSARSRGVLEPTPTQGNIHSGGGSNNPYRKDAMDYYFSMGGKDRHRRGGMSYGGGFGYPGIDGHISHQYRHPGPSSAPSSGLMSPYPVDYASSVGSGGGAGAFSPSHQYSMNQSPSMQPVPGAQMQHRQHGQNFPAVHHGQQHRSYPHSGHRMTPQYPQYSPQGGASTGSSGMYSPPLQRYLDGAANTGFDPKVNSSPSVNSSLNSVSSSVAANNVGLTETVPQSYHATNYPGYSPQSLHKQATLQHRNSQHSLGPAYDTPLKMQHQGPSPSSAYVKHHQASSTSITQPASQDIAKSPMNPSAQQTQINQNFSPISNPSPAASALHSPSCSSSPSPLMGIPDAHANPPGLGSSHPPSSNPRSSHSQGRLLQTMPQLSPTPNSNSSISSSGSSGSHKALSVTSVGGSGLPPTGRSKMSRGVGIASREEYSASALDKMQDAGLNSLNALSSQVANIPNTVQHMLLTNTVLSQKKKDMGQMQPGPHTVPQSLPRSRNESIASSASTVKDGSVAGTSDGATLDVGVDEDSSLASGGACSGTKMEREEQLSEGEHQRVRQMSGASSGSETNCYIQTQTGEPLNIKSSDIPPRETSATETELNEANVPSPSPSSPSFRCQTSENAPTQQLSSAGSSSPAFTVSSIPPSQSNCVSQSGLTYNDNSGGEIKTENETAVEKTQKVSSQMQQDAEVNIQSDQDKENRLHFASNSHSNKKKDKCTSEEQQNTSGVGVIVSARSEGSHAEKRKHHQDNCVEEKQPHSRESSSHNGEEGVDLSLYSSHHPKSNSGRSQNPPQSAPHKYSYPESTYGSDLSMKSRVRPGPAGGMEPNPRYLGYQQSQIAYGPMHPKESGSVAEALVKRGQGAGPKGQEENSQMQPFQSLLQEVLQGYNLDRRYGRPEQAFPAHHQMQQQFSSRHQFGMTEGTRMQSGLSEGSAYSAHMDSSGKPPNQRHGNEAIDLQSSVKTEVSNAKVPQNIEKTEAGVSHSHLLQESQHTPPKHINLADYSLPHKKVLSNFPTTSSAVQELLLQEPEPITGSIGQSEAQKSSGSTLAPSERRSVICDVSPKRRSTPERDREGGREKSQSGASVIQQQFSSPAAANDLSKKDPKERQVGKIEAASKEAGMEAVNVQAKHHSSSEVSENDVEYPSKSAHSSAEMAADPFGRSSVDMNPMASHSVSTNPLSSPSRHQSYLHGVDLSTSSRTFPGFRYGDTREGSMRSRNNPHFPSHHPYQHLPPQSQATNKLHMYPHPRGLPHHPHEMSDWVKAMNRPFKEMMIMQPGSSPGRHKASQSEQRQQGTDMPSEQLAGNASLHHQSGYYDMKMWDSAHSGGDGVRMMEGDSYYRMQPSPSLPPPSSAPRSSHGPVPPKIPHSQNAAEPEVSKSGPEEAKHPCQPPPPSSTKLRADTNSTHPQLQRHTKAGVSGDTNPLMLRRRVRSFISPIPAKRQLQDSSQQRVNTNLNHSPAVKPEPSHHQEDDPSSSDMPCPRLSSPLAGETTFSQPLSPSSGHTKAIPSRKGRGLKLEAIVQKITPNIKKPVGHTDDESNHYPGFQSEMAAFSDPQEPDLGHFSRAAGGDDSYMEESHSLNEMIPFRGVDDTLAPPAYTCEPHQTPQVIKQDFDFGLGAAVASASGDKEDFALLGPLPPPPPLPRPVQGSPPPSSSALSDIQHFTNTYQQLETRRGEQSAANLLRQKLQETGMGFDDYPGSDYYGTTPPHQGHMLNRQHQMSQRSSLSPQDSKPLENLVPKGYFPSGKKKGRPVGSVNKQKRAQNQVQTQAQAPVQMQNTTPSAPQAPPVSTPAAPTLPAAAQPASSSATPTAPTLPESESTPPPDPPVLTQVVKADVESEDTQPEAEAKAARRRRRGVKDEPSEARGRQRRRRRVAVPPTPSVAKEDPDEAVGGGGIQVFLDPNRRGPFIPHIHVEKKVPEIGAVCTIVNAEEDKMKGERSAVGGKASGSGIDSLLTSALSSQVSRRDRETEKRDTDEVETTLQTGKALPSSGYVISGPVITESNHSGRLLCCLCQKWANYKHLGDLYGPYYPAEYAAKLPKNQPQIRQGQASTGRTGPNSDTSSNASSTNQDTKPHSVDANSLDLNLTPAVSTASPAGTEELMFMASKLFNATSSSSSSSSSSTVKTSVTWDANVDSRPIPELKREPDIEIEPQQSQKQPTDEAQQRAQHRKLTSHPRFKRRHKSREDSPRMVPSNSKASLPFQPPPPALDSLGPLAQLAQLPQMPLDPEELWVHEGCIVWTSGVYLVNGRLYGLQEALDGARETSCSYCEMLGSTLGCYSKGCTLRYHYLCAIEADCALNEDNFSLRCPKHKVKKESLSKASGQPRLWSSQREAEETGEKEDTLEPGICYIGQ